A genomic stretch from Desulfurococcaceae archaeon MEX13E-LK6-19 includes:
- a CDS encoding pH regulation protein F, translating into MESQVVLFILYSIPVYLVAFALYIIRALKGPTISDIVLAIDALTYDLAAFLVILSIFFRSPILIATAIVLSLWVYALDIYVAKYLEAREMGG; encoded by the coding sequence ATCGAGAGCCAGGTTGTATTGTTCATACTGTATTCTATACCAGTATACCTGGTTGCTTTCGCACTATACATAATAAGAGCGTTGAAGGGGCCTACTATATCTGATATAGTGCTTGCTATTGACGCTCTTACATACGATCTTGCCGCATTCCTCGTAATATTATCAATATTCTTTAGGTCACCCATATTGATTGCCACCGCTATTGTCCTCTCCCTATGGGTTTATGCTCTAGACATCTATGTAGCAAAGTATCTTGAAGCACGTGAAATGGGTGGGTGA
- a CDS encoding monovalent cation/H(+) antiporter subunit G, producing the protein MDLDWILVIIGEILVAIGIFCDLVGSIGMHRFKNFYLRLHAATVGTIGGAFVPLIGAALIAIGSDFLGYYRWFMAGGAIVTAVLILILAPAGSHALARATHKARVTPVEPKIADHLEEDELAKGGEQA; encoded by the coding sequence ATGGATCTTGATTGGATCCTTGTGATAATAGGAGAAATCCTTGTCGCAATAGGCATATTCTGCGACCTAGTTGGATCCATTGGCATGCATAGATTCAAGAACTTCTATCTAAGACTCCATGCAGCCACCGTCGGTACCATAGGCGGTGCATTCGTGCCATTAATAGGTGCAGCATTAATTGCCATAGGTAGTGATTTCCTTGGCTACTATAGATGGTTCATGGCTGGAGGAGCTATTGTCACAGCCGTTTTGATACTCATACTAGCTCCCGCGGGCTCGCATGCTCTTGCACGTGCTACCCATAAGGCTCGTGTTACACCTGTTGAGCCAAAGATAGCTGATCATCTTGAAGAGGATGAACTTGCTAAAGGAGGTGAACAGGCTTGA
- a CDS encoding sodium:proton antiporter: MDKGKVSIALSMVLFVLLMSLVLSSGGLGTILPPPDLRRIASLYLGTTYTPWRPEFSVMSPEAVTAIVWDYRGLDTLFETVVFYLAIIGSIAIMRGIYAKKKEIDLNKAGLSLIVKSVTKITLGMIIAVAASIALHGHLTPGGGFQGGASAAVAPLLMLVVFSSLYMEMKGVTKNTMLMLRSIGLLGVGITAFLAIIIAYTAGGTAFVFQNQPKYVYQDHTRLQLTGLPASINGVLISGTLFFFNLFEMLAVAAGFTIIFLLLAVPEEEVLEVIRGEESGGH, from the coding sequence ATGGATAAGGGGAAGGTTTCCATAGCTTTATCAATGGTCTTATTCGTACTACTTATGTCACTTGTACTTAGCTCTGGAGGACTAGGTACTATACTACCGCCACCTGATCTCAGGAGAATCGCGTCATTATATCTTGGAACAACATATACTCCATGGAGACCAGAATTCAGTGTCATGAGCCCAGAAGCCGTAACCGCTATTGTATGGGATTACAGAGGACTCGATACTCTGTTTGAGACAGTAGTTTTCTACCTTGCTATAATAGGCTCTATAGCAATTATGAGGGGTATCTATGCTAAAAAGAAGGAAATAGACTTGAATAAAGCAGGTTTATCACTTATAGTGAAGAGCGTCACTAAGATAACATTGGGTATGATAATAGCTGTAGCAGCATCAATAGCTCTACATGGTCATTTGACTCCAGGTGGTGGATTCCAAGGCGGTGCCTCAGCGGCAGTTGCCCCCCTCTTAATGCTCGTGGTATTCTCTAGTCTCTACATGGAAATGAAGGGTGTCACTAAGAACACCATGTTAATGCTTAGAAGTATTGGTCTTCTTGGGGTGGGTATAACAGCGTTTCTCGCCATAATCATAGCTTATACTGCTGGTGGTACCGCGTTCGTGTTCCAGAACCAGCCCAAATACGTCTACCAAGACCACACTAGACTACAGCTCACAGGACTTCCTGCCTCCATCAACGGTGTTCTTATAAGCGGCACGTTATTCTTCTTCAACCTTTTTGAAATGCTTGCCGTAGCAGCTGGTTTCACAATAATTTTCCTCCTGCTCGCAGTACCCGAGGAAGAAGTACTAGAAGTTATCAGAGGTGAAGAAAGTGGTGGCCATTGA
- a CDS encoding Na+/H+ antiporter subunit E — translation MGRLARSIGPIALVFIVYIVFTGSVSIYDIVTGLAVAIVVGLLTANIVVENPRKLAQPARLFWLLAYAIYYFFVAEVKAHLDVIYRILHPKVPVNPGIVRIPYNVKTDYAITTIANSITNTPGTVVVDIDPEKKIYYVHWINVKSLDPQEARKHVSETFEKYAEKIFD, via the coding sequence ATGGGTAGACTCGCTAGGTCTATTGGCCCAATAGCTCTCGTGTTCATAGTCTACATAGTGTTCACAGGCTCTGTCAGCATCTACGATATAGTTACTGGTCTCGCAGTAGCTATTGTAGTAGGCTTGTTGACTGCCAATATTGTTGTTGAGAACCCAAGGAAACTAGCCCAGCCTGCAAGACTCTTCTGGCTACTAGCTTACGCTATATACTACTTCTTCGTAGCCGAGGTTAAGGCACATCTCGACGTTATATACAGGATTCTCCACCCGAAAGTACCTGTAAATCCCGGTATAGTAAGAATACCCTACAATGTCAAAACAGATTATGCTATTACAACAATAGCTAACTCTATAACAAATACTCCTGGAACAGTCGTGGTGGATATTGACCCTGAGAAAAAGATCTATTATGTTCACTGGATTAACGTAAAATCTCTCGACCCACAAGAAGCTAGGAAACATGTTTCTGAGACATTCGAGAAGTATGCAGAAAAAATATTTGACTAA
- a CDS encoding DUF4040 domain-containing protein: MTPEQLILAILAGLGLVSVVATYLAIIERDLVRAILFSAIQSTAYAFIYYLLMAPDIVLVYIPVAVGLYPAVVLFLIKKTERYEEEEEGGEHG; the protein is encoded by the coding sequence TTGACCCCTGAACAATTAATACTCGCTATACTGGCTGGTCTAGGTCTTGTATCTGTTGTAGCTACTTATCTAGCTATTATAGAACGTGATCTTGTGAGAGCCATACTGTTTTCCGCTATACAGAGTACTGCTTATGCATTCATATACTACCTGCTCATGGCTCCCGACATAGTCTTAGTGTACATACCTGTTGCTGTAGGTCTCTATCCAGCTGTTGTACTGTTTTTGATCAAGAAGACCGAGAGGTATGAAGAAGAGGAAGAGGGTGGAGAACATGGATAA
- a CDS encoding NADH-quinone oxidoreductase subunit K has product MSMFVNLGIALYGVLAKPSLIKKIIALTILSDTANTFAIIIGYKRWPTPETPVKPPVLTTPNPSVKDVANFITTAVDPLPQALVLTAIVIGLAVTLFLVFLTLQAYRLYGTTDVRKIARLKG; this is encoded by the coding sequence ATGTCTATGTTCGTTAATCTAGGTATAGCACTCTATGGTGTTCTAGCGAAGCCTAGCCTGATAAAGAAGATAATAGCCTTAACAATACTTAGCGATACAGCCAACACTTTCGCCATCATAATAGGGTATAAACGCTGGCCCACACCAGAAACTCCTGTAAAGCCCCCAGTGCTAACCACACCTAACCCGTCGGTAAAAGATGTTGCAAACTTTATTACAACAGCCGTTGATCCATTACCTCAGGCTCTAGTACTAACAGCTATAGTCATAGGTCTCGCCGTAACCCTATTCCTCGTGTTTTTGACACTACAGGCCTATCGACTCTATGGCACAACTGATGTGAGAAAAATAGCTAGGCTCAAAGGGTGA